The following proteins are encoded in a genomic region of Deltaproteobacteria bacterium:
- a CDS encoding sigma-54-dependent Fis family transcriptional regulator, translating to MTLEGKSKKILVADDEESVRIILSNALTARGYEVLLAEDGKKALAVLSSQACFAGLVDLRMPELSGLEVLDRTRTLPNPPRLIMITAQDTMKNAVEAMKRGAFDYVAKPFDIEEIEILVEKAWKIQSLEEEVAQLREEVKEKHDPGRTLIGQGRPMKEIYKIIGKLSANDVTVLIQGESGTGKELIARAIHQNSLRVRKSFVPVNVAAIPRDLLESELFGYIRGAFTGAERDHAGYFEEAEGGTLFLDEIGDMPVPLQAKLLRVLQEKVVQRVGAAVGVPVNVRIIAATHQNLERLVKEKKFREDLYYRLNVVPVKIPPLRERREDIPVLADFFAQKFSEELGTGKKKISKEAIRKMQKYDWPGNVRELENIIKRAMVLSPWTTITPEVVEPFMADTLGSADMDEIALEEVVRKKLSSFLAKWGSYDMEDLHPLIMKRVEKPLLELILERSRGNQIRASRILGINRNTLRKKIKELKIEPPFVKKREVED from the coding sequence ATGACTCTTGAAGGAAAATCAAAAAAGATCCTCGTGGCCGACGACGAAGAGAGTGTCAGGATCATTCTCAGCAACGCCCTAACGGCACGAGGGTATGAAGTCCTCCTTGCCGAAGATGGCAAAAAGGCGTTGGCCGTTCTTTCCAGTCAGGCCTGTTTTGCCGGCCTTGTGGATCTCCGGATGCCCGAACTCTCCGGTCTTGAGGTCCTGGATCGGACGCGCACCCTGCCCAACCCGCCGCGCCTGATTATGATTACAGCCCAGGATACGATGAAAAATGCCGTTGAGGCAATGAAACGGGGGGCCTTTGATTATGTCGCCAAGCCGTTTGACATTGAAGAGATCGAGATCCTGGTCGAAAAAGCCTGGAAAATTCAGTCGCTCGAGGAAGAGGTTGCCCAACTCCGAGAGGAGGTGAAGGAGAAGCACGATCCTGGCCGTACACTCATCGGGCAGGGCCGGCCGATGAAGGAGATTTACAAGATTATCGGTAAATTATCGGCTAATGACGTGACGGTTCTGATTCAGGGAGAGTCCGGAACCGGCAAGGAGCTGATCGCCCGGGCGATTCACCAGAACAGCCTGCGGGTCCGGAAATCGTTTGTGCCGGTCAATGTCGCCGCCATCCCCCGCGACCTGCTGGAGAGTGAACTGTTCGGTTACATCCGTGGGGCGTTCACCGGTGCCGAGAGGGACCATGCCGGCTATTTTGAGGAGGCCGAAGGAGGAACCCTGTTTTTGGATGAAATCGGCGATATGCCGGTTCCTCTCCAGGCCAAATTGCTTCGAGTCCTTCAAGAAAAGGTGGTTCAACGTGTCGGGGCGGCCGTCGGGGTGCCGGTTAATGTCCGGATCATCGCGGCCACCCATCAGAATCTGGAAAGACTGGTGAAGGAGAAAAAGTTCAGGGAAGACCTCTATTACCGGCTCAATGTGGTTCCGGTCAAAATTCCTCCCCTCCGTGAGAGGCGTGAGGATATCCCGGTTCTTGCCGATTTTTTTGCCCAGAAGTTCTCCGAGGAACTGGGGACCGGAAAGAAAAAGATTTCCAAAGAGGCTATTCGGAAGATGCAGAAATATGACTGGCCCGGTAACGTGCGTGAACTGGAGAATATCATCAAGCGAGCGATGGTCTTGAGCCCCTGGACCACCATTACTCCGGAAGTGGTGGAACCGTTCATGGCCGATACCCTGGGTTCGGCGGATATGGATGAGATTGCCCTGGAAGAGGTTGTCCGAAAGAAGCTCTCCTCCTTCCTTGCCAAATGGGGGTCGTATGATATGGAGGATCTCCATCCCCTGATCATGAAACGGGTGGAAAAACCGCTCCTTGAACTGATTTTGGAGAGAAGCCGGGGGAACCAGATCCGCGCCTCCCGGATTTTGGGGATCAACCGAAACACGCTCCGGAAAAAGATAAAGGAGCTCAAGATCGAACCCCCTTTTGTCAAAAAAAGGGAAGTTGAGGATTAA
- a CDS encoding PAS domain-containing protein, translating to MFLAWEKIVNSLADGILVLDAARKVVYGNSMAARLAEREPAAIPGLSFSELFSEKPVIREPVERLLEKMSSGSVRDLSWLSASGHPFFFDIQVSPLWEEKGESHNGVSPTEAFFGWTLAFQDISPLKKLEEQKRKVDRLALMGTIAAGLAHEIRNPLSGIKGAAQLISRHSTGNKLKEFCEIILRESERVNRLVGDLLDFANPKEMAMGAVNINEILDRVLKLEEKNCRVSKVTVIREYDPSLPFVWGNADRLIQAFLNFVKNAAEAMPKGGTLRVVSKMMTDYRIRRENQTSTRMVAVEIHDSGVGIPPENLDKAFTPFFTTKKSGSGLGLAISQKIVHEQKGTVQIKSVLEKGTTIAVTLRVAHDS from the coding sequence ATGTTTCTGGCTTGGGAAAAAATCGTTAACAGTCTTGCCGATGGGATCCTTGTGTTGGATGCGGCACGGAAGGTGGTTTACGGTAATTCCATGGCGGCCCGTCTGGCTGAAAGAGAACCGGCGGCGATTCCGGGTTTGTCTTTCTCCGAACTCTTTTCCGAAAAACCGGTGATTCGCGAGCCGGTAGAGCGGCTCCTTGAAAAGATGAGTTCCGGCAGTGTGCGTGATCTTTCCTGGCTTTCTGCCAGCGGTCACCCTTTCTTTTTTGATATCCAGGTCTCTCCCCTCTGGGAAGAAAAGGGTGAGTCACACAATGGTGTGTCACCCACGGAGGCCTTTTTTGGCTGGACGCTGGCATTTCAGGATATCAGCCCCTTAAAAAAACTGGAGGAGCAGAAAAGAAAGGTGGATCGGCTGGCGCTCATGGGGACGATCGCCGCCGGCCTGGCCCACGAGATCCGAAACCCGCTCTCCGGCATCAAGGGGGCGGCCCAGCTGATTTCCCGCCACAGTACGGGGAACAAGTTGAAAGAATTTTGTGAGATTATTTTGAGGGAATCAGAACGGGTCAACCGTTTGGTTGGGGATCTTCTGGATTTTGCCAATCCGAAGGAGATGGCGATGGGGGCCGTCAATATTAATGAAATTCTGGACAGGGTTTTAAAACTGGAAGAGAAAAATTGTCGTGTCTCCAAAGTGACGGTCATTCGGGAGTATGACCCCAGCCTTCCCTTTGTTTGGGGAAATGCCGACCGGCTGATACAGGCCTTTTTAAATTTTGTGAAAAATGCGGCCGAGGCGATGCCAAAAGGAGGGACCCTGCGGGTGGTTTCCAAGATGATGACCGATTATCGGATTCGCCGTGAGAACCAGACCAGTACACGGATGGTGGCGGTGGAGATCCACGACTCCGGTGTGGGGATCCCTCCGGAGAATCTGGACAAGGCGTTTACCCCCTTTTTTACGACGAAGAAAAGTGGGAGTGGTTTGGGACTCGCGATTTCCCAAAAAATTGTGCATGAACAAAAGGGAACGGTGCAGATTAAAAGTGTCCTTGAAAAGGGAACGACGATTGCTGTCACCTTGAGAGTGGCCCATGACTCTTGA
- a CDS encoding nucleotidyltransferase domain-containing protein has translation MEFKNIIEKLLADPIKIRLFSVLSQNRGGLSGRALGVLCSTSSFKIQQVVRELVAQGVLTESIAGRSHLYRLNLSHILVQEVIHPLLQFEGNLLKQLGAKILKSLNPKPLAVIIYGSVARGEETAQSDIDLLLIDPEKGKLPNPAPFAERIVRAYGNFASFKRMTVNELREKVRQKDPLIRNVVKEGRSLAGLPLMEVLDYGRQKDKHHHSSQE, from the coding sequence ATGGAATTTAAAAATATCATTGAAAAACTGCTGGCCGACCCCATCAAGATCCGTCTTTTTTCTGTTCTCTCCCAAAACAGAGGGGGACTCTCAGGAAGGGCCTTGGGCGTTCTCTGTTCCACCTCTTCCTTCAAAATACAACAGGTCGTGAGAGAGCTTGTGGCCCAAGGGGTCTTAACCGAATCGATTGCCGGGAGGTCCCATCTTTACCGACTGAACCTTTCCCACATCCTTGTTCAGGAAGTTATCCACCCCTTGCTTCAGTTTGAAGGCAACCTCTTGAAACAACTGGGGGCCAAAATTCTTAAATCTCTCAACCCCAAACCTCTTGCGGTGATTATTTATGGAAGCGTTGCCAGGGGAGAAGAAACCGCTCAAAGTGATATCGACCTTCTCCTGATCGATCCTGAAAAAGGGAAGCTCCCAAACCCTGCCCCTTTTGCAGAAAGGATTGTCCGGGCCTATGGTAATTTTGCCAGTTTTAAACGGATGACCGTCAACGAGTTACGGGAAAAGGTGCGACAAAAGGACCCCTTGATCCGTAATGTCGTCAAGGAGGGGCGGAGCCTTGCAGGTCTCCCACTCATGGAGGTATTAGACTATGGCCGCCAAAAAGATAAGCACCACCACTCTTCCCAAGAGTGA
- a CDS encoding HEPN domain-containing protein, with the protein MAAKKISTTTLPKSEFKNYWGKALQFYNAMNLCLQDQEWDAVLLNGVHAAISASDALTVFLTGKRSSSKLHQDAVALLIHAVSENQEDRKNASRLSEILNEKHQIEYEPRRFTEREAFAFAQKTERFFEWVKNRLP; encoded by the coding sequence ATGGCCGCCAAAAAGATAAGCACCACCACTCTTCCCAAGAGTGAGTTCAAAAACTATTGGGGAAAGGCACTCCAATTTTATAACGCCATGAATCTTTGTCTTCAAGACCAGGAATGGGATGCTGTTTTGCTGAACGGTGTTCATGCGGCGATCAGTGCCAGTGATGCCTTGACCGTTTTTCTGACAGGAAAAAGAAGTTCCAGTAAACTTCATCAGGATGCCGTGGCTCTTCTCATCCATGCTGTTTCAGAAAACCAGGAGGACCGGAAAAACGCCTCCCGGCTTTCTGAAATTTTGAACGAAAAACACCAGATTGAATATGAACCGAGACGTTTTACGGAAAGAGAGGCCTTTGCCTTTGCGCAAAAGACTGAGCGGTTTTTCGAATGGGTCAAAAACCGGCTTCCTTAA
- a CDS encoding 3-aminobutyryl-CoA ammonia lyase — translation MGKKKAKVGWKAKVRVPLRKKDAHYSGGLVAGAKILELFGDAATLLCLRESGGKNEGLFRAYQEVEFLAPVYAGDTVEATATIVRIGNSSRTMKFEAYKFGRPKKLVTRAIGTVVVR, via the coding sequence ATGGGCAAGAAAAAAGCAAAAGTCGGCTGGAAGGCAAAGGTCCGGGTGCCTCTTCGAAAAAAGGACGCTCACTATTCGGGTGGCTTGGTGGCGGGGGCGAAGATTCTTGAGCTCTTTGGGGATGCGGCGACCCTGCTTTGTCTTCGCGAGTCGGGAGGGAAGAACGAAGGACTCTTCCGGGCCTACCAGGAGGTGGAGTTCCTCGCACCGGTCTACGCCGGTGACACCGTTGAAGCGACCGCTACGATTGTCCGGATTGGCAACAGCTCACGGACGATGAAGTTTGAGGCGTATAAGTTTGGTCGCCCTAAGAAATTAGTGACACGGGCGATCGGGACGGTTGTGGTCCGTTAA
- a CDS encoding cobalamin B12-binding domain-containing protein, with amino-acid sequence MAADPKNLKPYGDHLGDGGVQVSFTLPVPPSDAAKEAARLYAEKMGLEKVQVTCMEGIGPEFTFFVVYGFSKLTINFDKIIVPKMEIPRLTHKEIEEVAHQKLGCSTPGCSTQGRRIVVIGGTTGSDAHTVGIDAILSMKGLAGDKGLESYSCFEVHNLRAQVDNKVLVEQAMKLKAEAILVSQLVTQQDQHIKNLKEMLKLLKEVKNRALLVVGGPRMTHKIAHEIGFDAGFGPGTKPSEVASFIVHELIRRQKDGQEKSKSRLEGKGPGASSKKGRSLFGWLGGGGEDS; translated from the coding sequence ATGGCCGCTGATCCGAAAAATTTGAAACCTTATGGGGACCATCTGGGGGATGGTGGGGTTCAGGTCAGTTTTACCCTGCCGGTCCCTCCCTCCGATGCCGCCAAGGAGGCGGCGCGTCTTTATGCCGAAAAGATGGGGCTGGAAAAGGTCCAGGTGACCTGCATGGAGGGGATCGGTCCCGAGTTCACTTTCTTTGTCGTCTATGGGTTTTCAAAACTGACGATTAATTTTGATAAAATTATTGTCCCGAAGATGGAGATCCCGCGACTCACGCACAAGGAGATCGAAGAGGTTGCCCACCAAAAATTGGGGTGCTCCACCCCAGGGTGTTCCACCCAAGGGCGACGGATTGTTGTGATCGGCGGCACCACCGGCTCCGATGCCCATACGGTCGGGATCGATGCGATCCTTTCGATGAAGGGGCTGGCGGGGGACAAGGGGTTGGAATCGTATTCCTGTTTTGAGGTCCACAACCTCAGGGCCCAGGTGGATAATAAGGTATTGGTGGAGCAGGCGATGAAACTCAAGGCGGAGGCGATTTTGGTTTCTCAACTAGTGACACAGCAAGACCAGCATATTAAAAATTTAAAGGAGATGCTGAAACTTCTTAAGGAGGTGAAGAACAGGGCGCTTCTGGTTGTAGGAGGGCCACGGATGACCCACAAGATTGCACATGAGATCGGGTTTGATGCCGGTTTTGGTCCCGGGACCAAACCCTCAGAGGTGGCCAGTTTTATTGTTCATGAACTGATCCGGAGGCAAAAAGATGGGCAAGAAAAAAGCAAAAGTCGGCTGGAAGGCAAAGGTCCGGGTGCCTCTTCGAAAAAAGGACGCTCACTATTCGGGTGGCTTGGTGGCGGGGGCGAAGATTCTTGA
- a CDS encoding D-lysine 5,6-aminomutase subunit alpha: MSRLNLDRDKIESCHHVARQITRQVQEFINRHTTVSIERATLRFLGIEEAIKSMPVVNLIVDRLPKEKLALGISTWFGRALAHHRSSSPLSLALRIADGRVNLGETPEVPFERVQQVLQSAVIRGLRRLDGAREKRQKVIDQTKREDRPLKYLIVATGNIHEDVEQAKSAVLQGADCIAVIRSTAQSLQDYVPHGATTEGFGGTYATQENFRIMRKALDEVGEKIGRYIRLTNYSSGLCMPEIAVMGAFENLDFLLNDAMYGILFRDINMKRTFTDQYFSRLVIARAGIIINTGEDNYLTTAESYRAFPQVLASQFINEQFGLLANLSEEQLGLGHAFEMDPTLEDGFLYEIAQAEMVREIFSKSPVKYMPPTRHKTGDIFFSHTLDALFNLVGVMTHQEIQLLGMATEAIHNPFLQDRFMSLKSANIIFNNARHLGDEIYWSPNGKVIRRARAMLEETHTLLKKVEQCGLMKAIENGLFANMSRAVEGGRGLDGVVRQDHHYFNPVWKALEKKQTPDEDEARVVHPRGVPARAEGGGAPRKRFRGRRHHGR; the protein is encoded by the coding sequence ATGTCCCGTCTGAATCTGGATCGTGATAAAATTGAATCCTGCCACCATGTGGCTCGGCAAATCACCCGCCAGGTTCAGGAATTTATCAACCGCCACACCACCGTTTCTATCGAACGGGCGACCCTTCGCTTCCTGGGGATTGAGGAGGCGATCAAATCGATGCCGGTGGTCAATCTGATCGTTGACCGTCTGCCGAAGGAAAAACTGGCCTTGGGGATCTCCACCTGGTTTGGCCGCGCCTTGGCCCATCACCGTTCCAGTTCTCCTTTGAGTCTTGCCCTGCGGATTGCCGATGGCCGGGTCAATCTTGGAGAAACACCGGAGGTCCCTTTTGAGCGAGTTCAACAGGTTCTCCAGAGTGCGGTCATCCGGGGCCTGCGCCGATTGGATGGTGCCCGTGAGAAACGGCAAAAGGTGATCGACCAAACCAAGAGAGAAGATCGGCCCCTGAAATACCTGATTGTCGCGACCGGCAATATTCATGAGGATGTGGAACAGGCCAAGTCGGCTGTCCTTCAAGGGGCCGACTGCATTGCCGTCATCCGCTCCACGGCACAAAGTTTGCAGGATTATGTCCCTCATGGGGCGACAACAGAGGGGTTTGGCGGGACTTACGCGACGCAGGAAAATTTCAGGATCATGCGAAAGGCATTGGATGAAGTAGGGGAGAAGATCGGGCGCTACATCCGGTTGACCAACTATTCCTCCGGACTTTGCATGCCGGAGATTGCCGTTATGGGGGCGTTTGAAAATCTCGATTTTTTATTGAACGATGCCATGTACGGAATTCTCTTCCGGGATATCAATATGAAGAGGACCTTCACCGACCAGTATTTTTCACGCCTGGTGATTGCCCGCGCCGGGATTATTATCAACACCGGCGAGGACAATTACCTCACCACGGCGGAGTCGTACCGGGCCTTCCCTCAGGTCTTGGCCTCCCAGTTTATCAATGAGCAGTTCGGGCTCTTGGCCAATCTTTCCGAAGAACAGTTGGGGCTGGGGCATGCCTTTGAAATGGACCCGACCCTCGAAGACGGTTTTCTCTACGAGATTGCCCAGGCCGAAATGGTCCGGGAGATTTTTTCGAAGTCACCGGTCAAGTACATGCCGCCGACACGACACAAGACTGGCGACATCTTTTTTAGCCATACCCTGGATGCCCTCTTCAATCTGGTCGGGGTCATGACTCATCAGGAAATCCAGTTGTTGGGGATGGCGACCGAGGCGATCCACAACCCGTTTTTGCAGGACCGATTTATGAGCCTAAAAAGTGCCAACATTATTTTTAACAATGCCCGACATCTGGGGGATGAAATCTATTGGAGCCCAAACGGTAAGGTGATCCGGCGGGCCCGGGCGATGCTGGAGGAGACTCATACTCTCCTCAAGAAGGTAGAACAGTGCGGTCTGATGAAGGCGATTGAAAACGGTCTCTTTGCCAACATGTCTCGTGCCGTTGAGGGAGGGCGTGGTCTTGACGGTGTGGTACGGCAGGATCACCACTACTTTAATCCGGTTTGGAAGGCGCTGGAAAAGAAACAGACCCCTGATGAGGATGAAGCCAGAGTGGTTCACCCCAGGGGAGTTCCCGCGAGGGCCGAAGGAGGAGGGGCGCCGAGGAAACGATTTAGGGGGAGGCGACACCATGGCCGCTGA
- a CDS encoding KamA family radical SAM protein: protein MENLFNCFSLFNQQIPLRFPLVTLDLSHRQLLGGEFWRQIPAYADISAETFNDHKWQLKHSITSVAQVLDTLRQMVCREFYEDLAKGFHRAPMAIRISPYIMSLINWNNPYQDPLRLQFLPLASRLLPDHPELNLDSLHEQEDSPVPGLTHRYPDKALFLALDTCPVYCRYCTRSYAVGLDTDEVEKVAMTQNELRYRKIFDYIRSQPQLEDIVVSGGDAYMLSPVRLRLICETLLAMPQIRRIRIATKGLAIMPMKVLSDPDWYETVLEMVRRGRKQHTEVCIHTHFSHPKEITEITQRVMGKIMEDGIIVRNQAVLQRGVNDSSETMVLLARRLSFINVQSYYVYMHDLVRGVEDLRTSLKTGLEIEKQVRGSTAGFNTPTFVVDAPGGGGKRAIHSYECYDRETGISVYTAPSVKPGKFFLYFDPLHTLSPQIQKDWFDPKKREMMKEAALGAAKKGNR from the coding sequence ATGGAGAATCTTTTTAACTGTTTCTCTTTATTTAATCAACAAATTCCATTAAGATTCCCCCTAGTGACTTTAGACCTTTCCCATCGGCAACTTCTTGGCGGTGAGTTTTGGCGGCAGATCCCCGCCTATGCCGATATCTCGGCAGAAACATTCAACGATCATAAGTGGCAACTCAAACATTCCATTACGAGCGTAGCCCAGGTGCTGGACACCCTTCGCCAGATGGTCTGCCGGGAATTCTATGAAGATCTGGCGAAAGGATTTCACAGGGCACCGATGGCGATTCGCATCTCCCCCTATATCATGAGTCTCATCAATTGGAACAACCCTTATCAGGACCCGTTGCGACTTCAGTTCCTCCCCTTAGCCAGCCGTCTGCTCCCCGATCATCCGGAGTTGAACCTCGATTCCCTCCATGAACAGGAAGATTCCCCCGTCCCCGGTCTCACACACCGGTACCCGGACAAGGCACTCTTCCTGGCACTGGATACCTGTCCTGTCTATTGCCGTTACTGTACCCGCAGTTACGCCGTCGGGTTGGATACGGACGAGGTGGAGAAGGTGGCGATGACCCAAAATGAACTCCGTTACCGGAAAATCTTCGACTACATCCGGAGCCAGCCACAGCTTGAGGATATCGTCGTCTCTGGCGGTGACGCCTACATGCTTTCTCCGGTCCGGCTTCGTCTGATCTGCGAAACGCTACTCGCCATGCCTCAAATCCGCAGAATCCGGATCGCCACAAAGGGCCTGGCCATTATGCCAATGAAGGTTCTCTCGGACCCGGATTGGTACGAAACGGTCCTGGAAATGGTTCGGAGAGGGCGGAAACAGCACACTGAGGTCTGCATTCATACCCACTTCAGCCATCCCAAAGAGATCACAGAAATCACCCAAAGGGTCATGGGGAAAATCATGGAAGACGGGATCATTGTTCGGAACCAGGCGGTCCTCCAGCGTGGGGTCAATGACTCGAGCGAAACGATGGTCCTGCTCGCCCGCCGACTCTCCTTTATTAATGTTCAATCGTACTATGTCTATATGCACGACCTGGTGCGCGGGGTGGAAGATCTTCGGACCTCTCTCAAAACCGGGCTTGAGATCGAAAAACAGGTCCGTGGGTCAACCGCCGGTTTTAATACACCGACGTTTGTCGTTGATGCCCCGGGCGGCGGTGGCAAACGGGCGATCCACAGCTACGAATGCTATGACCGTGAGACCGGCATCTCTGTTTACACCGCCCCTTCCGTCAAACCGGGAAAATTTTTCCTCTATTTTGACCCGCTCCATACCCTCTCCCCGCAGATCCAGAAGGACTGGTTTGATCCCAAAAAGAGAGAGATGATGAAGGAGGCGGCGTTAGGTGCCGCAAAAAAAGGAAATCGTTAA
- a CDS encoding L-erythro-3,5-diaminohexanoate dehydrogenase, producing MPQRSGGDRFGMHRVFSPRGSLPQAAEKVDPALPLYDNEILIDVETLNIDSASFHQIKAEVGKDPKKIAEKIRGIVERRGKMHNPVTNSGGMLLGTVREVGRKLETGGEGRAPGRAERVSTAGRNPRQDPFPKVGDRIATLVSLTLTPLFLKEIKQVFVEKEQLSVSGHAILFESGVFAKMPADIPEPIALAVLDVCGAPATVPRIVKKGDTVVVLGAGKAGILSLYEAKKKVGKSGFVFCLEKNSESLAQLEDCSFVDEGILVDAQDPVAVYQKVRAITKGKMADVVINTANVPKTEMAAILASHPGGLVYFFNMATNFQAATLGAEGVSHDVRLMMGTGYIPGHAELALNILRESPEVRGWFERRLS from the coding sequence ATGCCTCAACGCTCCGGTGGTGACCGCTTCGGGATGCATCGTGTTTTTTCTCCTCGGGGATCTCTTCCCCAGGCCGCTGAAAAGGTAGACCCTGCGCTCCCCCTCTACGACAACGAAATTTTAATCGATGTGGAAACTTTAAATATCGATTCAGCCAGTTTTCACCAGATCAAGGCGGAGGTAGGGAAGGATCCAAAAAAAATAGCTGAAAAAATCCGGGGGATTGTGGAGAGACGTGGCAAGATGCACAATCCGGTGACGAATTCGGGCGGGATGCTGTTGGGGACGGTTAGGGAGGTTGGGAGGAAATTAGAGACGGGTGGCGAGGGTCGGGCGCCCGGCCGAGCGGAACGGGTGAGCACGGCTGGGCGGAACCCGAGACAGGACCCGTTCCCAAAAGTAGGTGACAGGATTGCGACTCTCGTTTCGCTCACGCTGACCCCTTTATTCTTGAAAGAGATCAAACAGGTTTTTGTGGAGAAGGAACAGCTCTCTGTCTCCGGGCATGCGATTCTTTTCGAATCCGGTGTTTTTGCCAAGATGCCGGCTGACATTCCGGAACCGATCGCCCTGGCGGTGCTGGATGTCTGTGGGGCGCCGGCGACGGTCCCACGGATTGTCAAAAAAGGGGATACCGTTGTGGTCCTGGGGGCGGGCAAGGCGGGGATACTTTCTCTCTATGAGGCCAAAAAAAAGGTGGGCAAGAGCGGCTTTGTCTTCTGTCTTGAAAAAAATAGTGAATCTCTGGCGCAACTTGAAGACTGCTCCTTTGTCGATGAGGGGATCTTGGTGGATGCCCAGGACCCTGTGGCGGTTTATCAAAAAGTTCGGGCCATCACCAAGGGGAAGATGGCGGATGTGGTGATCAATACGGCGAATGTTCCCAAGACCGAGATGGCAGCCATCCTCGCCAGTCATCCTGGCGGGCTCGTCTATTTTTTCAATATGGCGACGAACTTCCAGGCGGCGACCCTTGGGGCTGAAGGGGTCAGCCATGATGTCCGGTTGATGATGGGGACCGGGTACATCCCGGGCCATGCCGAGTTGGCATTGAACATCCTTCGTGAATCGCCGGAGGTTCGGGGTTGGTTTGAAAGACGACTCAGTTAA
- a CDS encoding class I SAM-dependent RNA methyltransferase: MMPPENESHPTLVIDRLAYGGYGVGRHEGRVIFVPFGLPGDTLRVSIFKDQKRYAYAAIQEIVSPSPDRVAAPCRHFFTCGGCQWQHLPYEKQLYWKQEILKETLERLGRIKEPPLLPIIPSPKVWHYRNRIQLNVGDKGASPKGEIGFYRADGEGVVAIEECPIADERINATLKSINPREIRKRGWQVELMVDEEEGSVRLETGKGAFSQVNSEQNQNLVSAVVGLMAVREGEEVLELFAGNGNFSFPLAAQGAKVTAVEQSPGEAISVSQVPRHEVRFIYNRVEKVMRDLVRQKRKFDSLLLDPPRKGAKLILSEIVSLAPRKIVYVSCFPPTLARDLQFLTRHGYRLEKIQPIDMFPQTYHIESVSLLQKN, from the coding sequence ATGATGCCCCCCGAAAATGAATCACACCCCACATTGGTGATTGATCGTCTGGCTTATGGTGGCTACGGTGTTGGCCGCCATGAGGGGCGTGTGATTTTTGTCCCGTTCGGTCTCCCGGGTGACACCCTTCGAGTGTCCATTTTTAAAGACCAAAAACGATATGCCTATGCCGCCATCCAGGAAATTGTCAGCCCTTCGCCGGATCGTGTCGCCGCCCCCTGCCGGCATTTTTTCACCTGCGGCGGTTGTCAATGGCAACATCTCCCGTACGAAAAACAGCTTTATTGGAAACAGGAAATTCTCAAGGAAACCTTGGAGAGATTAGGAAGGATCAAAGAACCCCCGCTACTCCCGATTATTCCATCACCCAAAGTGTGGCACTACCGGAATCGAATCCAACTGAACGTCGGGGACAAGGGTGCTTCACCCAAAGGGGAGATCGGTTTTTACAGGGCCGATGGGGAGGGGGTTGTTGCGATTGAAGAGTGCCCGATTGCCGATGAACGGATCAATGCGACGCTGAAATCGATCAACCCCCGTGAGATTCGCAAAAGGGGGTGGCAGGTGGAGTTGATGGTGGATGAGGAGGAGGGGAGTGTGCGGTTGGAGACCGGCAAGGGGGCCTTTTCGCAGGTCAATAGCGAACAGAATCAAAATCTTGTCTCTGCGGTGGTTGGATTGATGGCTGTTCGGGAAGGAGAGGAGGTCTTGGAACTCTTTGCCGGAAATGGCAATTTCAGTTTTCCGCTTGCGGCACAAGGGGCCAAGGTGACGGCGGTGGAGCAGTCGCCGGGGGAGGCGATTTCCGTCTCACAGGTCCCTCGTCATGAAGTTCGGTTCATTTATAACCGGGTGGAAAAAGTAATGAGAGACCTTGTCCGACAGAAAAGAAAATTTGATTCTCTCCTTTTGGACCCGCCGCGAAAGGGGGCAAAGCTGATCCTTTCAGAGATTGTTTCACTGGCCCCCCGGAAAATTGTTTATGTCTCCTGTTTCCCGCCGACACTCGCCCGCGACTTGCAATTCCTGACCCGCCACGGCTACCGCCTCGAAAAAATCCAACCGATAGACATGTTTCCACAAACATACCATATCGAATCAGTTTCTTTATTGCAGAAAAACTAG